One window from the genome of Leuconostoc suionicum encodes:
- a CDS encoding DUF4391 domain-containing protein yields the protein MAVDNQTIELLINKAYFPKAALYNRVIAKEAIYKAGHIGIPDQKLITNNVKQINWLFVIKTSNSNIPEYIGTEDFSVRELDYIHVELKEAEYREKIAAIILKSIPKVSIVELVRNDTDGAEYHQWILADYGSKKRTENLVSAQKFHHSAEVLVDDINEFMEILRFDNVVISNLKALYKNWISKIEKYNFSKRVSGLIDNDTDFEQKNKEILELELKIRRLTTAAQKEKQLNKRMKLTAEIRKLKLQLKGIIDPHK from the coding sequence ATGGCTGTGGATAATCAAACAATAGAGTTATTGATTAATAAGGCATATTTTCCGAAAGCTGCATTATATAATCGGGTAATTGCAAAAGAGGCGATTTATAAAGCTGGACATATTGGCATACCTGACCAGAAATTAATTACAAATAACGTCAAGCAAATCAACTGGTTGTTTGTAATTAAAACAAGCAATAGTAATATTCCAGAATATATAGGGACTGAAGATTTTTCTGTCCGGGAATTGGATTATATTCATGTTGAATTAAAAGAGGCTGAGTATAGAGAGAAAATTGCTGCAATTATCCTCAAATCTATTCCGAAAGTATCAATTGTTGAATTAGTTCGGAATGACACCGACGGTGCTGAGTATCATCAATGGATACTTGCAGATTACGGGTCCAAAAAGAGAACTGAGAATTTAGTCTCGGCTCAAAAATTCCATCATTCTGCTGAAGTGCTTGTGGATGATATCAATGAGTTTATGGAGATATTAAGGTTTGATAATGTCGTGATATCAAATCTAAAGGCACTGTACAAGAATTGGATTTCCAAAATTGAAAAGTACAATTTTTCCAAACGAGTTTCAGGATTGATTGATAATGATACCGATTTTGAACAAAAGAACAAAGAGATACTGGAATTGGAGCTGAAAATACGGCGATTGACAACTGCTGCTCAAAAAGAAAAACAGTTAAATAAACGAATGAAGTTGACAGCTGAAATTCGTAAGTTAAAGTTGCAGCTTAAGGGTATTATAGACCCCCATAAGTAG
- a CDS encoding helicase-related protein: MMAIPIMISNTGSNTVLNAMKDIIDKTSVVDIATAGMSIYALDALKSELKQAKKVNLMLTQPLKAPESSEKTRQYVFNPDYDINGNEFEISLKNKMTTTSIARDLTRVIKEKLVIREVPQGSMQNLALIKNADDGLFIQNFDLHADKLGMVKSNMTWPVSAMGMTVDEITPWIDNFQQLWDNNSHEITQILLDRLERLYDENTPEWLYFVTIYNIFHDQIDEITGKSVIREGVDFKETKIWSLLYQFQKDGASGLIEKLEKYNGAILADSVGLGKTFSALAVIKYYEMRNDRVLVLAPKRLRENWTLYTQNDDRNPLVDDRFNYMVLNHTDLSRTSGMSGDVDLEHVNWGNYDLVVIDESHNFRNANDEGMSRYGRLMNKIIKSGVRTKVLLLSATPVNNRLTDIKNQIAFITEGRDDHLSQWGIDSINNTLRLAQQSFNEWDKLPDEQRNTQTFQDLVNPDYFKLLDLLTIARSRKHIEKYYSTKDIGEFPHRLKPINMKSQLDKLNRFMPIEDVADLINGMMFATYRPLSYILPNKKREYEKLYSSTGASSEFGAGLSQEAREGAIANLIRVNYLKRLESSVFAFRLTLERTRANMYAMLERIVDAEKNPGSQHSISDFDQSENLFDDEEIDDLVIGNKTRKFFLGDIDLIAFKQAIEADVAVVTRILDSASQVTVERDNKLDELKELISTKIQHPLNGDNKKVIVFTAFADTARYLYDNLNEGLLERYGVKSALITGQDNQSNANISKKDMTSILLNFSPKSKGRVTGGDDIDILFATDTISEGQNLQDADYLVNYDIHWNPVRVIQRFGRIDRIGSTNKQIQLVNFWPNVELDDYINLESRVRNKMVLLNASATGEEDVLNDSGDKMNDLKYRQAQLESLQNEVLDMEDVNGAISITDLTYNDFKSDLKAALETYGDKLSDAPKGMYALTKSSLLDDAEPGVVFALRQTIDGIGRENSILSYILIYICNDGTAKYQYTQSKQILDVYKRLASGQNEVFNELLSSFNEETNEGIDMSFYTNLLNRAIEQIKGRKEEVGIASLFLDEISTVQPDLFDELDDVELISFLIIRGN; encoded by the coding sequence ATGATGGCAATTCCTATAATGATATCTAACACAGGTAGTAATACTGTTCTAAATGCTATGAAAGACATTATTGATAAAACTAGTGTGGTTGATATTGCTACAGCTGGGATGTCTATTTACGCCTTGGACGCGTTAAAAAGTGAACTGAAGCAAGCTAAAAAAGTTAACTTGATGTTAACTCAGCCTTTGAAAGCGCCTGAATCGTCAGAAAAGACGCGACAATATGTGTTCAATCCAGATTATGATATCAATGGAAATGAATTTGAAATTTCGTTAAAAAATAAAATGACAACGACTTCTATTGCACGTGATTTGACACGTGTAATAAAAGAGAAGCTGGTGATTCGTGAAGTGCCGCAAGGAAGTATGCAGAACCTCGCGCTCATTAAGAATGCAGACGATGGTCTGTTTATTCAGAATTTTGACTTGCACGCCGACAAGCTGGGTATGGTTAAGTCAAACATGACGTGGCCAGTTAGTGCTATGGGAATGACAGTTGATGAAATCACGCCATGGATTGATAATTTTCAACAACTCTGGGATAACAACTCTCATGAGATAACGCAGATATTGCTAGATCGGTTGGAGCGGTTGTACGACGAGAACACACCAGAATGGCTGTATTTTGTCACAATTTATAACATCTTTCATGATCAAATCGATGAAATCACGGGTAAAAGTGTTATTCGTGAAGGTGTTGATTTCAAGGAGACAAAGATTTGGAGTCTCTTGTATCAATTCCAAAAGGATGGGGCTTCAGGGCTTATTGAGAAGCTTGAAAAGTACAATGGGGCTATTTTAGCGGACTCTGTGGGTCTTGGTAAGACTTTCTCTGCTCTTGCTGTGATTAAGTATTATGAAATGCGTAATGACCGAGTTCTTGTATTGGCGCCCAAGCGTTTGCGCGAGAACTGGACGCTCTACACACAAAACGATGACCGTAACCCTTTGGTAGATGATCGATTTAATTACATGGTCTTAAATCATACTGATTTGAGTCGTACATCAGGTATGTCGGGCGACGTTGATCTTGAACACGTCAACTGGGGTAATTATGACCTTGTGGTGATTGATGAGTCGCACAACTTCCGAAATGCTAATGATGAAGGCATGAGTCGCTACGGACGTTTGATGAATAAAATCATTAAGAGTGGCGTTCGAACTAAGGTGTTACTACTGTCTGCAACGCCGGTAAACAATCGCCTAACCGACATCAAGAACCAAATTGCATTCATTACTGAAGGTCGTGATGACCACTTGAGTCAGTGGGGAATTGATAGCATTAATAACACACTTCGTTTGGCGCAACAAAGTTTCAATGAGTGGGATAAGTTGCCGGATGAGCAGCGTAATACGCAAACATTCCAAGACTTGGTGAACCCTGACTATTTCAAATTGTTGGATTTGCTAACGATTGCACGTTCACGTAAGCACATTGAAAAGTACTATTCAACAAAGGACATAGGGGAGTTCCCACATCGACTAAAGCCAATTAATATGAAATCACAATTGGACAAACTTAACAGGTTTATGCCAATTGAGGATGTCGCGGATTTGATCAATGGCATGATGTTTGCAACGTATCGTCCTTTGAGTTATATTCTGCCTAACAAAAAGCGAGAGTATGAGAAGCTGTATTCTTCAACTGGAGCAAGTTCTGAATTTGGCGCTGGATTGTCACAAGAAGCTCGCGAAGGTGCAATTGCAAATTTGATTCGAGTGAATTACCTAAAGCGTTTGGAATCATCGGTATTTGCGTTTAGGTTAACACTTGAGCGTACTCGTGCAAATATGTACGCAATGTTAGAACGTATTGTTGACGCAGAAAAGAATCCCGGCAGTCAACATAGTATTTCTGATTTTGATCAATCAGAGAATTTGTTTGATGATGAAGAGATTGATGATTTGGTCATAGGTAATAAAACTCGTAAGTTCTTTTTGGGTGATATTGATCTAATCGCCTTTAAACAGGCCATTGAAGCTGATGTGGCTGTTGTTACACGTATCTTGGATTCAGCATCTCAAGTTACCGTTGAACGGGACAATAAGTTGGATGAGCTGAAAGAGTTGATTTCAACAAAAATTCAGCATCCGTTAAATGGTGATAACAAAAAAGTTATCGTGTTCACGGCCTTTGCTGATACGGCGCGTTATTTATACGACAATTTGAATGAAGGATTGCTTGAACGATATGGGGTTAAATCGGCGCTTATTACGGGGCAAGATAATCAATCGAACGCAAACATTAGCAAAAAAGATATGACCAGCATTTTGTTGAACTTCTCTCCAAAGTCAAAGGGTCGAGTCACTGGTGGTGACGATATTGATATTCTGTTTGCGACAGATACCATTTCTGAAGGACAAAACCTACAAGACGCGGATTATCTTGTCAATTATGATATTCACTGGAATCCGGTTCGAGTCATTCAACGATTCGGACGAATTGACCGTATTGGATCCACCAATAAGCAAATTCAATTAGTTAATTTCTGGCCTAATGTTGAGCTTGATGATTACATTAATCTCGAGAGTCGTGTTCGTAACAAGATGGTTTTATTGAACGCTTCTGCCACTGGTGAGGAAGATGTTTTGAATGACAGTGGTGACAAGATGAATGACTTGAAGTACCGTCAGGCACAATTGGAGTCACTACAAAACGAAGTCTTGGATATGGAAGATGTGAATGGTGCAATTTCTATTACCGATTTGACGTACAATGATTTTAAAAGTGACTTAAAGGCAGCACTGGAAACGTATGGAGACAAGTTGTCCGATGCCCCAAAGGGTATGTATGCGTTAACTAAGAGTTCTTTGCTGGATGACGCGGAACCTGGTGTTGTTTTTGCATTGCGTCAAACTATTGATGGCATCGGACGAGAGAACAGTATTTTGTCATATATCCTGATTTATATTTGCAATGACGGAACAGCTAAGTACCAGTACACGCAATCTAAGCAGATTTTGGATGTCTATAAGCGATTGGCGAGTGGTCAAAATGAAGTGTTTAATGAGTTGTTGTCATCGTTTAATGAGGAGACGAATGAAGGAATTGATATGTCGTTCTACACAAATTTGTTAAACCGTGCAATTGAGCAAATTAAGGGCCGAAAAGAGGAAGTTGGAATTGCCTCTCTGTTTTTGGATGAAATTAGCACGGTTCAACCGGATTTGTTCGACGAACTGGATGACGTTGAATTAATTTCCTTTTTGATAATTAGAGGTAACTAA